GCGGCCAGCTGCTGCTCGGCTTCGGTGTCGACCTTGGCGAACACCACGTCGGGGTGCTTCTCGGAGACAGCGGCGAACGTCGGCGCGAACGATCGGCACGGCCCGCACCAGGACGCCCAGAAATCGACGAGCACGATGTCGTTGTCGGCGATGGTTTCTTCGAATTTCGCTGCGGTGAGGTCTTGAGTTGCCATGATTGAGCCAACGCCCGGATACGCCGCGGTGTTCCCGGACCCCGTCGCGCATGGCCCGAGTCGTCTACACAGCGGGCTCACAGCTGGAAGCTAGCTGCCCGCTAACTCGACCATCGACGGTGGTAGCACCGGCCGGCGGCACCCGCCGCCGCCGATATCAACGAACGGAGACTGCCGATGTCCCCCCGCCCGAGCACACCCACCCAAACGATCCGCGCTCTGACCGGAGCGACGGCGCTGTTCGCGGCCGGACTGTTCGTCCCGGCATTGGCTCACGCCCAGGGCGACCACGTGATGGGTTCGGTCTCCTCGGTGTCCGGCAACACCTTCGAGGTGGCCCGCTCATCCGGCACCACTACCGTTTCGCTGACCAACGAAACGCGGATTTTCGAGTCGGTGCCCGCCCAGCGCGGCGAGATCACCGCCGGCACCTGCATCAAGGCCGGCGCCGGACCCGACAGTGCTCCGGCCGACAGTGGCGCCATCACTGCGAAGTTCGTGGCGATCAGCACCACCGTCGACGGCAAATGCCCGCAACGGCCCGCAGCGGCTGCCGACGCCCCCGCGCCCCCGAAGCCGCACCGCGGCGTCCGCGGTGTGGTCGAATCCGTCTCCGGTGACACCCTGACGATCAGCGGCCCGTCCGGGCCGACCACGGTCACGGTCAACGACAGCACCCACTTCCGCCGGATGGTCGCCGTCAGCGCGCCGTCGATCAGTGCCGGCAAGTGTGTCGCCGCCGGCGGGACCAAGGACGGCGACGGCGTGCTGCAGGCGAGGCGCGTCACCGTGTGGGCCGGCGACGGCAACTGCCCCGAGCCGCCCGCGTAGCGGGCCTCGGCGGCACCGCAGCCGCTACCCCAGCACCTTCCCGTAGGTCTGCCGACCCATCAGGTAGGTGGCCTCCACTGCCACGTCGCGCAGGTCTTCCGGCGGAACCCGGCGAGGGTTGTGCGACAGCACCACCAGGTCGGCGTACTTGCCGGGTTCCAGGCTGCCGATCTCGGTGTCCAGCCGCAGTTGCCAGGCGGCGTTGAGGGTCTGCGCCTTGATCGCCGCATCGACGCCGATGCGCTGCTCGGGGGCCAACACCCGGCCGCTGCCCTTGGCGATCCGGTTCACCGCGGTGGCGATGTTGCCCAGCGGGTTGGGCGGGGTGACGGTGCCGTCATTGTGGAACGAGAGCCGCAGTCCGGCGTCGACAGCCGAACGCGCCGACATCCAGTGCGAGCCGTGATCGAGACCGAATAGCTTGTCCACCAACACATCTCCCCAGAAATAGATGTGTTCGATGAACAGGCTCGGGGTGATTCCCAGCTGTGCGGCCCGCGCGAACTGATCGGGCCGCATGGCTCCGACGTGTTCGATCCGGGGCCGTAGCGCCGGCGGCGTGCGCGCCTGTTCGAACGCGTCCAGCACCA
The window above is part of the Mycolicibacter sp. MU0102 genome. Proteins encoded here:
- the trxA gene encoding thioredoxin, which gives rise to MATQDLTAAKFEETIADNDIVLVDFWASWCGPCRSFAPTFAAVSEKHPDVVFAKVDTEAEQQLAAAAQIRSIPTLMAFKKGTLVFNQAGALPAAALENLVQQVKDLDVEAALAEQAAAGKPDQV
- a CDS encoding DUF5666 domain-containing protein, which encodes MSPRPSTPTQTIRALTGATALFAAGLFVPALAHAQGDHVMGSVSSVSGNTFEVARSSGTTTVSLTNETRIFESVPAQRGEITAGTCIKAGAGPDSAPADSGAITAKFVAISTTVDGKCPQRPAAAADAPAPPKPHRGVRGVVESVSGDTLTISGPSGPTTVTVNDSTHFRRMVAVSAPSISAGKCVAAGGTKDGDGVLQARRVTVWAGDGNCPEPPA